One genomic segment of Vagococcus intermedius includes these proteins:
- a CDS encoding 1-propanol dehydrogenase PduQ, with amino-acid sequence MEKLVVPTKIYSGADSLSVLGDIQNARILMVCDSFLPGTDSLNIICDQLASTNQVRLFSDIKPDPPLENIMSGVEVYQEVQPSVIIAVGGGSAIDTAKAIRFFGEKLTNQKVGNFVAIPTTSGTGSEVTNTAVVSDTKNGVKFPIIKDHLIPDIAILDPTLVMSAPNSVTAFSGLDVLTHALESLVANDANLYTDALAEKSIQVIIAHLVETYQHGTDFDLRHKIHDASCAAGLAFNTAGLGICHSLAHQIGAKFHVPHGLANAMLLPYVVEFNARDKQVAAKYAAAIGKTDLASASFSTNDQVLIKRLQKQIFTMMKAMKCPKTLKEFGISESDVRENMEWIVSHAREDGTFPGNPVVPTNQELAHIVESIIK; translated from the coding sequence ATGGAAAAATTGGTTGTTCCTACAAAAATATATTCTGGAGCCGACAGTCTGTCGGTTCTAGGAGATATCCAAAATGCGCGTATTTTAATGGTTTGTGATTCATTCTTGCCTGGTACTGACAGTTTGAATATCATCTGTGATCAACTTGCTAGTACCAATCAAGTAAGATTATTTTCTGACATTAAACCAGATCCACCGCTAGAAAATATCATGAGTGGGGTTGAGGTCTATCAAGAGGTTCAACCGTCAGTGATTATTGCAGTTGGTGGGGGATCAGCGATTGATACAGCCAAAGCCATTCGCTTTTTTGGCGAAAAATTAACAAATCAAAAGGTGGGAAATTTTGTCGCCATTCCAACGACTAGCGGGACAGGGTCAGAAGTTACAAATACAGCAGTAGTCTCAGATACTAAAAATGGTGTGAAATTCCCAATTATTAAGGATCATTTAATTCCAGATATTGCTATTTTAGATCCAACTTTAGTGATGAGTGCACCAAATAGCGTAACAGCTTTTTCTGGATTAGATGTGTTAACGCATGCCTTAGAATCACTAGTAGCCAATGATGCTAATTTGTATACAGATGCCTTAGCAGAAAAATCAATTCAAGTTATTATTGCTCATTTAGTAGAGACGTATCAGCATGGTACAGATTTTGACTTACGTCATAAAATTCATGATGCTTCATGTGCTGCTGGTTTAGCATTTAATACAGCTGGCTTAGGTATTTGTCACTCTCTAGCTCACCAAATTGGTGCTAAATTTCATGTCCCACACGGTTTAGCAAATGCAATGTTGCTCCCTTACGTTGTTGAATTTAATGCACGTGATAAACAAGTTGCTGCTAAATACGCCGCTGCTATTGGAAAAACTGACTTGGCCTCAGCATCATTTAGTACCAATGATCAAGTCTTAATTAAACGACTACAAAAACAAATTTTTACTATGATGAAAGCGATGAAATGTCCGAAAACTTTAAAAGAATTTGGCATTTCTGAATCAGACGTTCGTGAAAATATGGAATGGATCGTTTCACATGCTCGTGAAGATGGTACATTTCCAGGAAATCCAGTTGTACCAACAAATCAAGAATTAGCTCACATTGTTGAGTCTATAATTAAATAA
- a CDS encoding aldehyde dehydrogenase family protein, whose amino-acid sequence MSTLEEQIRKILSEELGSKEASTSASGNKGVFKTVDEAVGAAKKAQEIFVDCSIETRNKVIDAIKDGFAGSLDYIAEEILKETGMGTADAKVLKLENALFNTPGTEDLTSEIQTGDGGLIMYEYAPYGVIGAVTPSTNPVETVIANAIMMLAGGNTVYFSVHPGAKNISRWAVEKVNEFIYDAVKLENLVVTIEKPSIEAAQEMMAHKDIDALVVTGGPGVVHQAMISGKKAIGAGAGNPPAMVDASADVALAARNIVESAAFDNNILCTAEKEVIAVQCVKDDLIRLMQAEGAFLLTAQKDIDALLALTLRENGTPSRQFIGKDATYILDEAKISYTGKPNLIIMETAKDHPFVEKEMLMPIVPVVCAKDFDDMLQIALEAEGGNHHTSSIHSGDLKHINKAAHRMNTSIFVVNGPTFAGTGVGFTGASALTISTPTGEGTTTAKTFTRRRRLNSPQGFSMRVWRD is encoded by the coding sequence ATGTCAACTTTAGAAGAACAAATCAGAAAAATTTTATCAGAAGAATTAGGAAGTAAAGAAGCATCAACATCAGCTTCAGGCAATAAAGGGGTATTCAAAACGGTTGATGAAGCTGTTGGTGCCGCTAAAAAAGCCCAAGAAATCTTTGTGGATTGTTCAATCGAAACTCGTAACAAAGTCATTGATGCAATCAAAGATGGTTTCGCAGGTTCATTAGATTATATTGCTGAAGAAATTTTAAAAGAAACTGGAATGGGTACAGCTGATGCTAAGGTTTTAAAATTAGAAAATGCTTTATTCAACACACCAGGAACTGAAGATTTAACATCAGAAATTCAAACAGGTGATGGCGGATTAATCATGTATGAGTATGCACCTTATGGTGTGATTGGTGCGGTGACACCAAGTACTAACCCAGTTGAAACAGTTATTGCCAACGCTATTATGATGTTAGCTGGTGGGAACACAGTTTACTTTAGTGTTCATCCAGGAGCTAAAAACATTTCACGTTGGGCAGTCGAAAAAGTGAATGAATTTATCTACGATGCGGTTAAATTAGAAAATTTAGTTGTAACAATTGAAAAACCATCAATTGAAGCTGCTCAAGAAATGATGGCACATAAAGATATTGATGCACTAGTTGTAACAGGTGGTCCTGGTGTGGTTCATCAAGCGATGATTAGCGGTAAAAAAGCAATTGGTGCCGGTGCTGGTAACCCACCAGCTATGGTTGATGCTTCAGCAGACGTAGCTTTAGCAGCGCGTAATATTGTTGAATCAGCTGCTTTTGATAACAATATCTTATGTACAGCTGAAAAAGAAGTGATCGCTGTTCAATGCGTAAAAGATGACTTAATTCGTTTAATGCAAGCAGAAGGAGCTTTCTTACTAACAGCTCAAAAAGATATCGATGCTTTATTAGCTTTAACTTTACGTGAAAATGGCACACCTAGTCGTCAATTTATCGGTAAAGACGCTACTTATATTTTAGATGAAGCTAAGATTAGCTATACAGGTAAACCAAATCTAATCATTATGGAAACAGCAAAAGATCATCCATTTGTTGAAAAAGAAATGTTGATGCCAATTGTCCCAGTTGTTTGTGCGAAAGATTTTGATGATATGTTACAAATCGCTCTTGAAGCAGAAGGTGGTAACCATCATACCTCATCTATCCATTCAGGTGATTTAAAACATATTAATAAAGCAGCTCATCGTATGAATACGTCTATCTTTGTGGTCAATGGTCCTACATTTGCCGGAACAGGGGTTGGCTTCACCGGCGCTTCAGCTTTAACAATTTCAACACCAACTGGTGAAGGAACAACTACTGCGAAAACATTTACTCGTCGTCGTCGTTTAAATTCACCTCAAGGATTTTCAATGAGAGTTTGGAGAGATTAA
- a CDS encoding GlcG/HbpS family heme-binding protein, with product MGNDVLNEAIEKAIKMVHADVLFSKENLMRVIDVAEAKAREIKVPVTICISDVAGNARMLYRMPEAKLVSLTLAPKKANSALLMQAPTKDLNKETQPGGDLYQIETMMAGDLVTFAGGLPIIYEEQIIGAIGVSGGLVSEDQLICETAVAALLKGE from the coding sequence ATGGGAAATGATGTCCTAAATGAAGCAATTGAAAAAGCGATTAAAATGGTTCATGCTGACGTTCTATTTTCAAAAGAAAATCTAATGCGTGTGATTGACGTAGCAGAAGCTAAAGCTCGTGAAATAAAGGTACCTGTTACTATTTGTATCAGTGATGTAGCAGGAAATGCCCGTATGCTTTATCGGATGCCTGAAGCTAAATTAGTGAGTTTAACATTAGCACCTAAAAAAGCTAATTCGGCTTTATTAATGCAAGCTCCAACAAAAGATTTAAACAAAGAGACACAACCTGGTGGCGATTTATATCAAATCGAAACAATGATGGCGGGTGACTTAGTCACTTTTGCTGGTGGGTTACCAATCATTTATGAAGAGCAAATCATTGGGGCAATTGGTGTCAGCGGTGGCTTAGTATCAGAAGACCAATTAATTTGTGAAACTGCTGTGGCAGCTTTATTAAAAGGAGAATAA